Proteins co-encoded in one Medicago truncatula cultivar Jemalong A17 chromosome 8, MtrunA17r5.0-ANR, whole genome shotgun sequence genomic window:
- the LOC11442426 gene encoding pentatricopeptide repeat-containing protein PNM1, mitochondrial: MASLQLRRILLRSVRFRSISSISSSPIQPPHHPPHINPSNFSSHFHNRALFTPPSLFQIEHFSSESKPEPVSTTEPDPIAIAISSELLKEPDSDPSSVTQRLNLSFSHITPTPNLILETLNLSLEAGRNVLGFHQWLASNPKFTHTDETLSYFVDYFGRRKDFKATDKILSGGGGGQKTLLSAVDRLVRAGRQSQAVQFFERMEKDYGLKRDRSSMKVVVEKLCLKGYASYAEKMTTDLAKEFFPDEEICDLLVAGYCIDGKIEEARRLAGEMYRGGFELGVRAYNAMLDCVCKMCREKDPFQLHSESKKVLVEMDSHGVPRNLETFNVLITNFCKIRKTNDALGLFNFMRQWRCNPNETTFLVLIKSLYQAARLEEGDAMIDGMKSAGYGAFLDKKAYFDFLTILCGIERINHALKIFTMMKADGCEPGVKTYDLLMKKLGAHDRVDKANALFNEARSRGLDVTLKEHVVDPRFSKKKEKKAVKAEKKRETLPEKMARKRRRLKQIRLSFVKKPKKSRFG; this comes from the coding sequence atggcGTCTCTGCAACTCCGAAGAATCTTACTCCGATCCGTTCGTTTTCGTTCCATATCTTCCATTTCTTCATCTCCAATCCAACCACCACATCATCCTCCTCACATAAACCCTTCCAATTTTTCATCACATTTCCACAACCGAGCCCTTTTCACTCCACCTTCACTCTTCCAAATCGAACACTTCTCATCGGAATCCAAACCCGAACCCGTTTCTACAACTGAACCCGATCCGATTGCCATTGCAATCTCATCGGAGCTTCTCAAAGAACCAGACTCCGATCCATCCTCTGTCACTCAGCGCCTCAATCTCAGCTTCTCACACATTACACCAACGCCCAATTTGATTCTCGAGACCCTAAATCTATCACTTGAAGCTGGTAGAAACGTTTTAGGGTTTCATCAATGGCTTGCATCCAATCCCAAATTCACACACACCGACGAAACTTTATCTTACTTTGTCGACTATTTCGGTCGCCGGAAAGATTTCAAGGCAACGGACAAAATTCTCTCCGGCGGTGGTGGGGGGCAAAAAACGTTATTATCAGCGGTTGACAGGCTTGTTCGGGCGGGTCGGCAGAGCCAGGCGGTTCAATTTTTTGAGCGAATGGAGAAGGATTATGGGTTGAAACGGGATCGGAGTTCAATGAAGGTGGTTGTGGAGAAGCTTTGTTTGAAGGGTTATGCTAGTTATGCTGAGAAGATGACGACGGATTTAGCTAAGGAATTTTTTCCTGATGAAGAAATTTGTGATTTGCTGGTTGCTGGTTATTGCATTGATGGGAAGATTGAAGAAGCGCGTAGACTTGCTGGAGAAATGTATCGTGGAGGGTTTGAGCTTGGTGTGAGAGCTTATAATGCTATGCTTGATTGTGTTTGTAAAATGTGTCGCGAAAAGGATCCATTTCAGCTTCATTCGGAGTCTAAGAAAGTGCTTGTGGAAATGGATTCTCATGGGGTTCCAAGGAATCTGGAGACATTCAATGTGTTGATAACTAATTTTTGTAAGATTAGGAAAACTAATGATGCTCTGGGGTTGTTCAATTTTATGAGACAATGGAGATGTAATCCCAATGAAACTACTTTTCTTGTTTTGATTAAGAGTCTTTATCAGGCTGCAAGGTTGGAAGAAGGAGATGCAATGATTGATGGAATGAAATCGGCTGGGTACGGTGCTTTTCTTGATAAGAAagcttattttgattttcttaccATTTTGTGTGGCATTGAGAGGATTAATCATGCTTTGAAGATTTTTACTATGATGAAGGCTGATGGATGTGAACCTGGTGTTAAGACTTATGACTTGTTGATGAAGAAACTAGGTGCGCATGATCGTGTTGATAAGGCTAATGCTCTATTCAATGAAGCTCGTAGTAGAGGATTGGATGTGACTCTAAAAGAGCATGTTGTTGACCCAAGATTCtcaaagaagaaggagaagaaggcTGTTAAGgctgagaagaagagggaaactTTGCCTGAGAAAATGGCTAGGAAGAGAAGACGCTTGAAACAGATTCGACTAAGTTTTGTGAAAAAGCCCAAAAAGAGCAGATTCGGCTGA
- the LOC11429129 gene encoding protein DOG1-like 4 yields MMSLLPSNGNDAESFNKFFECWMVEQNKYLNELVAAKSAQPQLTNDRMHTLIDKVVEHYECYYKTKSSFAKKDVLSMFSPPWLSTLEEAFLWIGGWRPSMAFHLLYSKCSMQFQARLNDLIQGQKTCDLGDLTASQLAEFDDLQKKTIREEREITDMLAEHQETVADAPMVELSHVVSEMIRGGENEKKELEERIESVLEPKVEGLEKILYRADDLRLRALQGIVNILTPKQAIHFLIAAAELHLRLHEWGKKKDDAKKGNQGIREGEIHNS; encoded by the coding sequence ATGATGTCTTTGCTTCCAAGTAATGGCAATGATGCTGAAAGCTTCAACAAATTTTTTGAGTGTTGGATGGTTGAGCAAAACAAATATCTGAATGAGCTTGTAGCAGCTAAATCAGCTCAACCTCAGCTCACAAATGACAGAATGCATACACTGATTGATAAGGTTGTTGAGCATTATGAGTGTTACTATAAAACAAAGTCAAGTTTTGCAAAGAAAGATGTTTTGTCCATGTTTTCACCACCATGGTTAAGTACTTTAGAAGAAGCTTTTCTTTGGATTGGTGGTTGGAGACCAAGTATGGCATTTCATTTACTATATTCAAAATGCAGTATGCAATTTCAAGCAAGGTTGAATGACCTTATTCAAGGACAAAAGACATGCGATTTAGGAGATCTCACCGCATCTCAGCTCGCCGAGTTCGATGATTTGCAAAAGAAGACTATTAGAGAAGAGAGGGAAATCACTGATATGCTAGCCGAGCATCAGGAAACAGTTGCCGATGCTCCGATGGTGGAGTTGTCTCATGTGGTTTCTGAGATGATTAGAGGAGGAGAGAATGAGAAGAAGGAATTGGAAGAGAGAATTGAATCAGTTCTTGAACCTAAGGTGGAAGGTTTGGAAAAGATTCTTTATAGAGCTGATGATTTAAGGCTGAGAGCTTTGCAGGGCATTGTCAATATTCTGACTCCAAAACAAGCTATTCACTTCTTGATTGCAGCTGCTGAGCTGCACTTGAGGCTACATGAATGGGgcaagaagaaggatgatgcCAAAAAGGGTAATCAAGGTATTAGGGAGGGAGAAATCCATAATTCATGA